Within Thermomicrobiales bacterium, the genomic segment TTTCGTCGCTGGGCGCAGCGGACATGCGCAAGCACCGGCGTGCGTTGCAGATGATCTTCCAGGATCCCTCGGCATCGCTCGATCCACGCATGACGGTCGGCTCAATTGTCGCTGAGCCACTGAATATTTACGGCATCGGTTCTCGCGACGAACGTCGCAATCGCGTTCGCGAGCTGCTGCAAGTCGTTGGTCTGAACTCGTACTTTGTCAATCGCTATCCGCACGAGTTTTCCGGCGGCCAGCGACAGCGCATCGGCATCGCACGCGCATTGGCGCTGCAGCCGGAGCTGGTTATCTGCGACGAGCCGGTATCGGCGCTTGATGTGTCGGTTCAGGCGCAGGTGCTGAATCTGCTGCGACAGCTTCAGACAGAGTTCAATCTGACGTACCTCTTCATCGCTCATAACCTCGCCGTTGTCGCGCACATCAGCGACCGTGTTGGCGTGATGTATCTCGGCAAAATGGTTGAGATCGGCGAATCGAGAGAGATCACCGAGCGCCCGAAGCATCCGTATACCCAGGCGCTCATCTCCGCCATTCCGATTGTCGACCCGGGTCGCAAGCGCGAACGCATCATTCTTGAAGGCGACGTCCCTAGTCCTGCGAATCCTCCGACTGGATGTCGGTTTCATCCTCGCTGCCCAATCGCGCGACCGAACTGTGCTGAGGTTGAGCCGGAAATGCGAGAGATTGAGCCGGGTCATTGGGTGGCTTGCCACTATGCCGTCTAGGCATACCGGTTTGAATGCAACGCGACCCACCATCTGCGTCGACTCTGGGCGCAGGTACGGCGCGGGCAACTCCGTTCGGCAGGTGAAACGAGCCTGTCTGAGAATCCCGCAAACTGAAACAAATACGCTTGCCAATCCACGAATGCTTGTGTTACATAGTTCACGTCGTTCCACAGGGAAAGGTCGATGTCGCGGCAGGGCCGCGACGGTGATGATGTCCGTTGGGCGCTGCTGCGTGCAGCGTGATCGTTCTGATGCACGTTCAGCAGGACGGCGCGCCGCAAGTCGGGGACAGTCGCAGCAAGAACGTATCGCCTACGGATCCTGCGTCAGACCGGATTTCCGGGGTTCAGGCGTCCGGAAGCCGTAGTGCTGACGTACAGATAGGTAGCATCACCAGACAGACCACTAAATCTATGGACGTCCGCAGAGAGGAGGGCGCTGTCCCGCGGGGACACCGTAAATCGATCGA encodes:
- a CDS encoding ABC transporter ATP-binding protein, translated to MSLATEVQEPATASAASGDTILEVKNLKKHFRMGGGLLSRGSELNIRAVDDVSFSIRRGETFGLVGESGCGKTTLGQTIIRLYNPTAGTVVFNGNDISSLGAADMRKHRRALQMIFQDPSASLDPRMTVGSIVAEPLNIYGIGSRDERRNRVRELLQVVGLNSYFVNRYPHEFSGGQRQRIGIARALALQPELVICDEPVSALDVSVQAQVLNLLRQLQTEFNLTYLFIAHNLAVVAHISDRVGVMYLGKMVEIGESREITERPKHPYTQALISAIPIVDPGRKRERIILEGDVPSPANPPTGCRFHPRCPIARPNCAEVEPEMREIEPGHWVACHYAV